GGTCATATCCTGGAAGGTCAGGCAATTGCTATTGCCAATATCGACCCGGTTATTGAGCTGATCAAATCTTCCGCCACGCCGGCAGATGCCCGCGAGGCGCTGCTGGCCAAGGGTTGGAAGGTAGGGAATGTACAGCAGTTCCTGGAGCGCGCTGGCGCCGATGCCTGCCGACCGGACGATCTGCCGCAAGAGTTTGGTTTGCGTGATGGTGTTTACTACCTGTCTCCGGCCCAGGTCCAGGCTATCCTCGAGTTACGCCTGCACCGTCTGACCGGTATGGAGCATGACAAGCTGCTGGCAGAATACCAGGAGCGACTGGAACAGATTGCTGAATACCTGCATATCCTCGGTAGCTTCGAGCGTCTGATGGAAGTGATCCGCGAAGAGTTAGAGCAGCTGTCAAAGGACTTTAACGATGAGCGTCGTACCGATATCGTTGCGTCTCGCCAGGATCTGACCGTTGAAGACCTGATTACCCCGGAAGATAAGGTAGTAACTATCTCCCACGGTGGTTATGCCAAGAGCCAGCCTCTGACGGATTACCAGGCCCAGCGCCGTGGTGGTATGGGTAAATCCGCGACCCAGGTAAAAGACGAGGACTTCGTCGAGCATCTATTGATCGCCAACTCCCATGACACCCTTCTGTGCTTCTCCAATAAGGGCAAGGTGTACTGGCTGAAAGTCTACGAAGTGCCCACCGCTGGCCGAGCCTCCCGTGGTCGCCCAATGGTTAATATGCTGCCTCTGGAAGAGGGCGAGCGTATCAGTAGCATGATGCCGGTGTCCGAGTACGACGAAAATCACTTTATCTTCTTCACCACTGCCAATGGCACCGTGAAGAAAACCCCCTCACCGCTTTTGCCCGTCCCCGCAGTGTTGGTTTGCGTGCAATTGAATTGGAGGAGGGCGATCGCCTGGTAGCCACTGCGATTACCGATGGTGAGCGCGATGTAGCGCTGTTTACCAGCGCCGGTAAGGCAGCGCGCTTCTCCGAGTCCAATGTCCGCTCTATGGGCCGTGTTTCCCGTGGTGTTCGCGGTATTCGTATGCAGGAAGGTCAGCAGGTTATCGCTATGGTTATCCCTGAAGAGGGTGGCTCTGTGATGATGGCTACTGAGAATGGTTACGGTAAGCGCACAGCTATCAGCGAATTCCCCACTAAGGGACGCGGTACCCAGGGTGTTATTGCGATCGCGGAAAGTGAACGTAACGGTGCCTTGGTTGGGGCCTGTCAGGTGCACCCAGGTGAGGAGATGATGTTGATCTCCGACCAGGGCACTCTGGTGCGTACCCGTGTTGATGAAGTGTCTGTACTTGGGCGCAACACGCAGGGGGTGCGAGTGATTCGCCTGAAGGCTGGCGAGAAGCTGGTTGGCCTCGGTCGCATTGAAGAGACCGAAGATGACGGTGAAGAAAACGGTGGGGAAGAGTGACCCACCGCTCCAGACCACTAAGAAAGGCTGCGTTTATCGCGGCCTTTCTTGCCTTTGGCTCCCACGAAAAACGCTAAAGGCGCGATATCTATCCCTCTGAATGGCAATTTGTGCGTAGACACATCTAGTTGTATTTGAAACCTTTTTTGTATTGTGGAAATCAGCTCATGAGGAAGTTTAATTTCTGTGCAGGCCCTGCCGCTTTACCGCAGCCCGTACTGGAGCGGGCGCAAAGGGAGTTGCTCAATTGGCAAGGGCTCGGTTGCTCTGTAATGGAGGTCAGCCACCGCTCTCCAGAGTTTGTTGAAGTAGCTGAGCGGGCCGAACAGGACCTCCGCGATCTGCTCAGTGTGCCGAGCAACTACAAAGTGTTGTTTCTTCAGGGCGGGGCAACTGGGCAATTCAGTGCCGTGCCCTGGAATCTTCTCGGTGCCGGCTCATCCAAAGCTGAATTTATACACTCCGGTAGTTGGGCGGCCAAGGCGATCAAAGAGGCTCGTCGCTATGGTGAGGTAAATGTGGTTGCATCCAGTGAGGATCGCAACTTCAGCTATGCACCTGCGGCAGACAGCTGGCAGTCGAGTGGTGATGCGGCTTATTTCCACTATACCCCCAACGAGACAATTGGCGGTGTTGAGTTTGGCTATGTGCCGGAAGTGGAGTGCCCGCTGGTGGCGGATATGTCCTCAACTATTTTGTCTCAACCGATTGAGGTGGAAAAGTTCGGCGTTATCTATGCCGGCGCGCAGAAAAACATTGGCCCCTCAGGTATCGCTGTAGCCTTGGTTCGGGATGATTTACTCGATCGCTCACTGGAAAATATTCCTCGCAGTTTGAGCTGGAAGGTGGCTGCAGAAGCGGGCTCTATGGATAACACGCCGCCTACTTTCGCTTGGTACTTATCTGGTCTTGTCTTCCAGTGGTTGAAAGATCAGGGGGAGTTGATGCGATGGCTAAGCAGGCCGATGCTAAATCCAAAATGCTGTACGACTTCCTCGATAGCAGTGACTTTTTCTCCAGTCCGGTTGAGGAGGGAAGTCGCTCCCGCATGAATGTGCCCTTTGTATTGGCTGACGATCGCCTGGATAAGCAGTTTTTGATTGAGTCAGAAGAAGCGGGTTTGTTGAGCTTAAAGGGGCACCGCTCTGTGGGTGGTATGCGTGCGTCGCTATATAACGCCGTTCCCATGGAGGCAGTGGAAGCGCTTGTGGCATTTATGGCGGATTTTGAAGCGCGCAAGGCTTAGGTGGTTAATTCAATCTTGATGATTTCTAGAGAAAGTAGATAGACGAATGGCAGAGGAAACTGTGAGTGGCGACCAGCGACTGCTGGAGCTGCGCAATCAGATCGACAGTATTGATGGAGAGATTGCTCGCTTAATTAGTGAGCGGGCTCGCTGTGCCCTGGAGGTTGCAGAGGTTAAGAAAGCTACTGGCGAGGATGCTCTCTATTATCGGCCGGAGCGTGAAGCACAAGTGCTGCGCAAGGCTATGGAGCGCAATAATGGCCCGCTGACTGATGAAGAAATGGCGCGACTGTTTCGCGAAATTATGTCGGCCTGCCTGGCCTTGGAAGAGCCCGTCAAAGTGGCCTACCTGGGCCCTGAAGGTACCTTTACCCAGCAGGCGGCATTAAAGCACTTCGGCAACTCTGCCCAGAGCCGGCCGCTGGCGGCAATTGATGAAGTTTTCCGTGAGGTAGAAGCAGGGGCCGTCAGTTACGGTGTTGTGCCGGTAGAAAACTCTACCGAAGGGGTGATCAATCACACCCTGGACAACTTTATGCACTCCAACCTGAGTATCTGCGGTGAGGTGGAGCTGCGTATCCATCATCACTTGATGATCTCAGATGTAACGCGCCCAGAGTCAATCACTCGTATTTATTCCCATGCGCAGAGCCTGGCGCAGTGCCGCAAGTGGCTTGATGCCCATTATCCCAATGTGGAACGTGTTGCAGTTGCCAGCAATGCGGATGCGGCCAAGCGCGTTAAGGGTGAGTGGAATGCTGCGGCGATAGCTGGCGATATGGCAGCGGAACTCTACGGGCTGAAGGTGCTGTCGGAGAAAATAGAAGATCGCCCGGATAATTCCACCCGCTTCTTGATTATTGGTACCCAGCAAGTGCCTGCGAGCGGGGATGATAAAACCTCATTGATGGTATCAATGCGCAATGAGCCAGGTGCTCTGCACGATCTCCTGGAGCCGTTTCGTCGCTACAGTGTCGATTTGACTCGGGTAGAGACCCGGCCATCGCAGTCTGGCAATTGGACCTATGTGTTCTTTATCGATTTTAGCGGCCACCGCGATACCCAGGGGATTGCCGAGGCGCTAAAAGAGGTTGGAGGCTGTGCCTCAGATCTGAAAGTGCTGGGTTCCTACCCTCGCGGAGTGCTGTGATGGCGCAAGCTCAAATTGGCCGACTGCTGGTTGTTGGGATCGGTTTAATTGGGGGGAGTTTTGCCCTTGCACTGAAAGCTGCTAGGGCTTGCCGAGAGGTTATCGGGGTCGCTCTGGAAGAGAGTGTCTGCGATGAAGCCAGGGCGCTCGGTATTGTTGATCGGGCCAGCACCAGTCTAGAGCTGGTATTGCCGCAGCTGGAGCCGGGCGATTTGGTGTTTGTGGCTGTGCCGACACTGGCGA
This DNA window, taken from Microbulbifer sp. VAAF005, encodes the following:
- the serC gene encoding 3-phosphoserine/phosphohydroxythreonine transaminase yields the protein MRKFNFCAGPAALPQPVLERAQRELLNWQGLGCSVMEVSHRSPEFVEVAERAEQDLRDLLSVPSNYKVLFLQGGATGQFSAVPWNLLGAGSSKAEFIHSGSWAAKAIKEARRYGEVNVVASSEDRNFSYAPAADSWQSSGDAAYFHYTPNETIGGVEFGYVPEVECPLVADMSSTILSQPIEVEKFGVIYAGAQKNIGPSGIAVALVRDDLLDRSLENIPRSLSWKVAAEAGSMDNTPPTFAWYLSGLVFQWLKDQGELMRWLSRPMLNPKCCTTSSIAVTFSPVRLRREVAPA
- the pheA gene encoding prephenate dehydratase → MAEETVSGDQRLLELRNQIDSIDGEIARLISERARCALEVAEVKKATGEDALYYRPEREAQVLRKAMERNNGPLTDEEMARLFREIMSACLALEEPVKVAYLGPEGTFTQQAALKHFGNSAQSRPLAAIDEVFREVEAGAVSYGVVPVENSTEGVINHTLDNFMHSNLSICGEVELRIHHHLMISDVTRPESITRIYSHAQSLAQCRKWLDAHYPNVERVAVASNADAAKRVKGEWNAAAIAGDMAAELYGLKVLSEKIEDRPDNSTRFLIIGTQQVPASGDDKTSLMVSMRNEPGALHDLLEPFRRYSVDLTRVETRPSQSGNWTYVFFIDFSGHRDTQGIAEALKEVGGCASDLKVLGSYPRGVL